In Bradyrhizobium guangxiense, the following are encoded in one genomic region:
- a CDS encoding IclR family transcriptional regulator: MKRESRGIQSIEVGGELLRALPRSGEPMMLRDLAREAGMTPAKAHPYLASFSRIGLIEQDETTGRYEIGALALELGLISLRRLSGVHIARPKIAALASQIGHAVSLAVWGTHGPTVVQLEEPAQPVHIVMRAGSVMALLETATGRAFAAFLPEKTINAALESGLDRHGVGYNPKRAVKGAKVAEMLAEVRKHGLARALGDPLPGVNAFSAPVFDHSGHVALVITAMGPEGTFDARWDSPIAHALRDCAGSISKRLGYGVTVAAE; the protein is encoded by the coding sequence ATGAAGAGAGAAAGCCGCGGCATCCAATCCATCGAGGTCGGCGGAGAATTGCTCCGCGCGCTCCCCCGCAGCGGCGAGCCGATGATGCTGCGCGATCTCGCCCGCGAGGCCGGCATGACGCCCGCCAAGGCGCATCCCTATCTCGCCAGCTTCTCCCGCATCGGGCTGATCGAGCAGGACGAGACTACCGGCCGCTACGAGATCGGCGCGCTGGCGCTGGAGCTCGGCTTGATCAGCCTGCGCCGGCTCTCCGGCGTGCACATCGCAAGGCCGAAGATCGCCGCGCTCGCGAGCCAGATCGGACATGCGGTCTCGCTCGCGGTCTGGGGCACGCACGGCCCGACCGTGGTCCAGCTCGAAGAGCCGGCCCAGCCGGTCCACATCGTCATGCGTGCCGGCTCGGTGATGGCGCTGCTGGAGACTGCGACGGGGCGTGCCTTCGCGGCATTCCTGCCGGAGAAGACGATCAACGCCGCGCTCGAGAGCGGCCTCGACCGCCATGGCGTCGGCTACAACCCGAAGCGGGCCGTGAAAGGCGCCAAGGTCGCCGAGATGCTCGCCGAGGTTCGCAAGCACGGCCTCGCCCGCGCGCTCGGCGATCCCCTGCCCGGCGTCAACGCATTCTCCGCCCCCGTGTTCGATCATTCCGGCCACGTCGCGCTGGTCATCACCGCGATGGGGCCGGAAGGCACGTTCGATGCGCGCTGGGACAGCCCGATCGCGCATGCGCTGCGCGACTGCGCGGGGAGCATTTCGAAGCGGCTGGGTTACGGCGTCACCGTTGCGGCGGAGTGA
- a CDS encoding SDR family NAD(P)-dependent oxidoreductase has protein sequence MKLKDKVAAITGAAPGIGKACAKRFLDDGVKVVISDVDAEGLAATAAELGRPDALRTVVGNVAKRADVDQLVATAVKEFGRLDIMVNNAGVARNRDILEISEEEFDEIIGINLKGAFFGVQAAAKQMIAQGGGGVIINMSSVNALLAIPALATYAMSKGGMKQLTSVAAVALAPHNIRVVAVGPGTILTDMVASSIYTSEDARKTVMSRTPAGRGGEPSEVASVVAFLASDDASYITGQTIYPDGGRLILNYTVPVKDK, from the coding sequence ATGAAGCTCAAGGACAAGGTGGCCGCTATCACCGGTGCGGCTCCCGGCATCGGCAAAGCCTGTGCGAAGAGATTTTTGGACGACGGCGTCAAGGTTGTGATCTCAGACGTCGACGCCGAGGGCTTGGCTGCGACGGCCGCCGAGCTCGGGCGGCCGGATGCTCTGCGCACCGTCGTCGGCAATGTCGCCAAACGCGCCGATGTCGACCAGCTCGTCGCCACGGCGGTGAAGGAGTTTGGCCGGCTCGACATCATGGTCAACAATGCCGGCGTCGCCCGCAATCGGGACATCCTCGAGATTTCCGAGGAGGAGTTCGACGAGATCATCGGCATCAATCTGAAAGGCGCGTTCTTCGGCGTGCAAGCCGCGGCGAAGCAGATGATCGCGCAAGGCGGCGGCGGGGTCATCATCAACATGTCCTCGGTGAACGCGCTGCTGGCGATCCCGGCGCTGGCGACCTACGCGATGTCCAAGGGCGGCATGAAGCAGCTCACCTCGGTCGCCGCCGTCGCGCTCGCCCCGCATAACATCCGCGTCGTCGCGGTCGGACCGGGCACGATCCTGACCGACATGGTGGCATCATCGATCTACACCTCCGAGGACGCCCGCAAGACCGTGATGTCGCGTACGCCCGCGGGCCGCGGCGGCGAGCCGAGCGAGGTGGCGTCCGTCGTGGCTTTCCTCGCCAGCGACGATGCGTCCTATATCACCGGGCAGACGATCTATCCGGATGGCGGACGGCTGATCCTGAACTACACGGTGCCGGTGAAGGACAAGTAA
- a CDS encoding GntR family transcriptional regulator — protein sequence MELASDSIVDRVYEQLKAMAVSYAFKPGERLNEGELAKRLGVSRTPLREALNRLNTEGFLRFTPGKGFFCRELDAHEIFDLYELRKSIEVASIRLAIKRAKDEDIDALLRFLEATGPDPGERSSLELVELDETFHERLMAMSDNAEMLRVLRNVNARIRFVRWIDMDRANRSNTQGEHRAVVEGLKARDEATCISVLEKHIDRRLDRITAAIKEGYAQIYMPAARSSAN from the coding sequence GTGGAATTGGCTTCCGACAGCATCGTCGACCGCGTCTATGAACAGCTCAAGGCGATGGCCGTGAGTTACGCGTTCAAGCCGGGTGAGCGGCTCAACGAGGGCGAGCTGGCCAAGCGCCTCGGCGTCAGCCGCACGCCGCTGCGCGAGGCGCTCAACCGCCTCAACACCGAGGGCTTCCTGCGCTTCACGCCCGGCAAAGGTTTCTTCTGCCGCGAGCTCGATGCGCACGAGATCTTCGATCTCTACGAGCTACGCAAGTCAATTGAAGTCGCCTCGATCCGCCTTGCCATCAAGCGCGCCAAGGACGAGGATATCGATGCGCTGTTGAGATTCCTCGAAGCCACCGGCCCCGACCCCGGCGAGCGCTCCTCGCTGGAGCTGGTCGAGCTCGATGAGACCTTTCACGAGCGGCTAATGGCGATGTCCGACAATGCCGAGATGCTGCGCGTGCTGCGCAACGTCAACGCCCGCATCCGCTTCGTGCGGTGGATCGACATGGACCGCGCCAACCGCTCCAATACGCAAGGCGAGCACCGCGCCGTGGTCGAAGGCCTGAAGGCGCGCGACGAGGCAACTTGCATCTCCGTGCTGGAAAAGCACATCGACCGCCGCCTCGACCGCATCACCGCCGCGATCAAGGAAGGCTACGCGCAAATCTACATGCCGGCGGCGCGGTCGTCGGCGAACTGA
- a CDS encoding aspartate/glutamate racemase family protein translates to MTSSVNSSRIARGGKAIYGAPLGILMLEARFPRIPGDMGNGTTWPFPVLYRVVSGASPEKVVLKGAAGLLPDFIDAAKDLVRLRAEAITTNCGFLSLFQKEIAAAVGVPVATSSLMQVPWVQATLPPGKRVGLVTVSGSTLTPAHLEGAGVPLDTPLVGTENGKEFFRVLIKAEKDDMDIALAERDVVEAGKELVAKNPDVGAIVLECTNMPPYAAALQAEVGLPVYDIYSMITWFHAGLRPRAFA, encoded by the coding sequence ATGACCAGTTCAGTCAATTCGTCCCGGATCGCTCGCGGCGGCAAGGCCATCTATGGCGCGCCGCTCGGCATCTTGATGCTGGAAGCGCGCTTCCCCCGCATTCCTGGTGACATGGGCAACGGCACGACCTGGCCGTTTCCGGTGCTCTATCGTGTGGTAAGCGGGGCCTCGCCGGAGAAGGTGGTGCTGAAGGGCGCGGCCGGCCTGCTGCCCGACTTCATCGACGCCGCCAAGGATCTGGTGCGGCTCCGGGCCGAGGCCATCACCACCAATTGCGGCTTCCTGTCGCTGTTCCAGAAGGAGATCGCCGCCGCCGTTGGCGTTCCCGTTGCCACGTCATCGCTGATGCAGGTGCCATGGGTGCAGGCAACCCTGCCGCCGGGCAAGCGTGTCGGTCTCGTCACGGTGTCGGGCTCGACCTTGACGCCGGCCCATCTCGAAGGCGCCGGCGTGCCGCTCGACACGCCGCTGGTCGGCACCGAGAACGGCAAGGAGTTTTTCCGCGTCCTGATCAAGGCCGAGAAGGACGATATGGACATCGCGCTGGCTGAGCGCGACGTGGTCGAGGCCGGCAAGGAGCTCGTCGCCAAGAACCCCGACGTCGGCGCCATCGTGCTCGAATGCACCAACATGCCGCCTTATGCGGCAGCGCTTCAGGCCGAGGTCGGACTGCCGGTCTATGACATCTATTCGATGATCACCTGGTTTCACGCTGGACTACGACCGCGCGCCTTTGCATAA
- a CDS encoding NAD(P)/FAD-dependent oxidoreductase yields MAAGRHVAIIGAGAVGVISAIEALREGHRVTLIDPGEPGGEQAASYGNAGWLSSHSVIPPAEPGIWKKVPGYLMDPLGPLAIRWSYFPKALPWLIRYLLSGWTEARVETTAFALRDLLKDAPLLHRKLAEEAGGPELIERNGVMHVFTSRGNFDNDLGWQLRRKVGVEWLELSADEMRQREPDLHPRYTFGVVVEEAGRCRDPGAYVAALANHAIAGGAKHVRAKAAGLKLNGNKLVAVLTDTGEIACDAAVIAAGARSKQLTASIGDPLPLETERGYHVMIEHPESGPRSSMMASDAKMVVNWTNKGLRAAGTVEIAGLQAAPNWKRAEILRDHLIGMFPKLPKDIPASRIKTWFGHRPSMPDGRPCIGYARASRDVVYAFGHGHVGLVGSARTGRLVAQLVSGKAPEIPLLPFAPERFL; encoded by the coding sequence ATGGCAGCCGGTCGCCACGTAGCGATCATCGGAGCCGGCGCGGTCGGGGTCATCAGCGCCATCGAGGCGCTGCGCGAGGGCCATCGGGTCACGCTGATCGATCCGGGCGAGCCCGGCGGCGAACAGGCCGCGAGCTATGGCAATGCCGGCTGGCTGTCGTCGCATTCGGTGATTCCGCCGGCCGAGCCGGGCATCTGGAAGAAGGTGCCGGGCTATCTCATGGACCCGCTCGGGCCGCTCGCGATCCGTTGGTCTTATTTTCCGAAGGCGTTGCCCTGGCTGATCAGATATCTGCTCTCGGGCTGGACCGAAGCGCGGGTCGAGACCACGGCCTTCGCGCTGCGCGACCTTTTGAAGGACGCGCCGCTGCTGCACCGGAAGCTGGCGGAAGAGGCGGGGGGCCCCGAGCTGATCGAACGCAACGGCGTGATGCACGTCTTCACCTCGCGCGGCAATTTCGACAACGATCTCGGCTGGCAGCTACGCAGGAAGGTCGGCGTCGAATGGCTGGAGCTCAGCGCCGACGAGATGCGTCAGCGCGAGCCCGACCTGCATCCGCGCTACACTTTTGGCGTGGTGGTGGAAGAAGCTGGCCGCTGCCGTGATCCCGGCGCTTATGTCGCAGCGCTCGCCAATCATGCGATTGCTGGCGGTGCCAAGCACGTGCGGGCCAAGGCGGCCGGCCTCAAGCTCAACGGCAACAAGCTCGTGGCCGTTCTCACCGACACCGGCGAGATCGCTTGCGATGCTGCCGTGATCGCGGCTGGCGCCCGCTCAAAACAGCTTACCGCCTCGATCGGCGATCCCCTGCCGCTGGAGACCGAGCGCGGCTACCACGTCATGATCGAGCACCCGGAATCGGGGCCGCGCAGCTCGATGATGGCATCCGACGCGAAGATGGTGGTGAACTGGACCAACAAGGGGCTGCGCGCCGCCGGCACCGTCGAGATCGCGGGTCTTCAAGCCGCACCGAACTGGAAACGCGCCGAGATCCTGCGTGACCACCTCATCGGCATGTTCCCGAAACTGCCGAAGGATATTCCGGCCTCGCGCATCAAGACCTGGTTCGGCCATCGGCCGAGCATGCCGGACGGACGTCCCTGCATCGGCTACGCGCGCGCCTCGCGCGACGTCGTCTATGCCTTCGGCCACGGCCATGTCGGCCTGGTCGGCTCGGCCCGAACCGGCCGCCTCGTCGCGCAGCTCGTCAGCGGCAAGGCGCCGGAGATTCCGCTTCTCCCCTTCGCGCCCGAACGTTTCCTCTGA
- a CDS encoding thiamine pyrophosphate-binding protein — protein sequence MTIRNTRTGGQILIDQLVAQGVERVTCVPGESYLAALDALHDSPIDVVICRAEGGAAMMAEAYGKLTGRPGICFVTRGPGATNASHGVHIAMQDSTPMILFVGQVDTGMREREAFQELDYKAVFGTMAKWAVEIDRPDRIPELVARAFRVAMQGRPGPVVIALPENMLTETAAVADAMRIEPAVSWPAPADIERVATMLASAKAPLVVLGGSRWTDEATRTIARFAERFDLPVATSFRRASLIDADHSHYAGDLGIGPSPGLKARVDNADVILLIGGRMSEMPSSSYTLLDIPNPKQKLIHVHPGSEELGRVYQPALAIQATPAAFAAAVETLKPAGSVAWKGEAAKAHADYLAWTEKARELPGTFQYGQVMTWLRDRLPKDAIVCNGAGNYAGWIHRHHRFHSFAAQLAPTSGSMGYGVPAGVLAKRQYPDRVVVAFAGDGCFLMNGQEFATAVQYDAPLVVIVIDNSQYGTIRMHQERDYPGRVVGTQLKNPDFAMYAKAFGGHGERVERTEEFAPAFERALASGKPSILHCIIDPRAISVGKDFTPAVKA from the coding sequence ATGACCATCCGCAACACCCGCACCGGGGGCCAGATCCTGATCGATCAGCTCGTCGCGCAAGGCGTCGAGCGTGTCACCTGCGTGCCGGGCGAGAGCTATCTCGCCGCGCTGGATGCACTGCATGACAGTCCGATCGACGTCGTGATCTGCCGCGCCGAGGGCGGCGCAGCGATGATGGCGGAGGCCTATGGCAAGCTCACCGGGCGGCCCGGAATCTGCTTCGTCACCCGCGGCCCCGGCGCGACCAATGCCAGTCACGGCGTCCACATCGCGATGCAGGATTCGACGCCGATGATCCTGTTCGTCGGCCAGGTCGACACCGGCATGCGCGAGCGCGAGGCGTTCCAGGAGCTCGACTACAAGGCGGTGTTCGGCACCATGGCGAAATGGGCGGTCGAGATCGATCGGCCCGATCGCATTCCGGAGCTGGTGGCGCGCGCCTTCCGCGTCGCCATGCAGGGCCGCCCCGGTCCCGTCGTGATCGCGCTGCCGGAGAACATGCTGACCGAGACCGCGGCCGTTGCCGATGCCATGCGCATCGAGCCGGCGGTGAGCTGGCCGGCGCCGGCGGATATCGAGCGCGTCGCTACCATGCTCGCGAGCGCCAAGGCGCCGCTCGTCGTCCTCGGCGGCTCGCGCTGGACCGATGAGGCGACCAGGACGATCGCGCGCTTTGCCGAGCGTTTCGACCTGCCGGTTGCGACCTCGTTCCGACGGGCCTCGCTGATCGACGCCGACCACTCGCACTATGCCGGAGATCTCGGCATCGGGCCAAGCCCGGGCCTGAAGGCGCGCGTCGACAACGCCGATGTGATCCTGTTGATCGGCGGCCGCATGTCGGAGATGCCGTCCTCGTCCTATACGCTGCTCGACATTCCCAATCCGAAGCAGAAGCTGATTCATGTGCATCCGGGCTCGGAAGAGCTCGGCCGCGTCTATCAGCCGGCGCTGGCGATCCAGGCGACGCCGGCTGCGTTCGCGGCGGCGGTCGAGACGCTGAAGCCCGCCGGGTCGGTTGCCTGGAAGGGCGAGGCCGCCAAGGCGCACGCCGATTACCTCGCCTGGACCGAGAAGGCGCGCGAGCTGCCGGGCACGTTCCAGTATGGTCAGGTCATGACCTGGCTGCGCGACCGCCTGCCGAAAGACGCGATTGTCTGCAACGGCGCCGGCAATTATGCTGGCTGGATTCATCGCCATCACCGCTTCCACAGCTTTGCCGCGCAACTGGCGCCGACCTCGGGCTCGATGGGCTATGGCGTGCCGGCGGGCGTGCTCGCCAAGCGGCAATATCCGGATCGCGTCGTCGTCGCCTTTGCCGGCGACGGCTGCTTCCTGATGAATGGCCAGGAGTTCGCAACCGCCGTGCAATATGACGCACCGCTCGTCGTCATCGTCATCGACAATTCGCAATACGGCACCATTCGCATGCACCAGGAGCGCGACTATCCCGGCCGCGTCGTCGGCACGCAGCTCAAGAACCCGGATTTTGCGATGTACGCAAAAGCATTCGGAGGCCATGGCGAGCGCGTCGAGCGCACGGAAGAATTCGCTCCGGCGTTCGAGCGCGCGCTGGCCTCGGGCAAGCCGTCGATCCTCCACTGCATCATCGATCCCAGGGCGATCTCGGTCGGCAAGGATTTTACGCCCGCAGTGAAGGCTTAA
- a CDS encoding NAD(P)-dependent oxidoreductase, with amino-acid sequence MRALFVDANDTLAAVTDKLLCSQSLPVGINRNPSIKPDDLPGLLDGVEIMIVDHTAVPTAIAEKCGALKHVVFLGTGARSYMNPEELAERGITVHTIKGYGDTAVAECAIALMWASARSFGEMDRGMREGNWLRRDAVQLTGKTIGLIGFGGIAAEAARMAAGCGMTVIAWNRTPKTHPNVEFVPLERLLADSHVVSLHLLLNDETKGFLSRERIAQMRRGSILVNTARGALVDEDAMLDALRSGHIAHAGLDVFPVEPLPPGHALTKLPNVTLSAHSAFRTPEASDNLIGAALDHCRRIIANGR; translated from the coding sequence GTGCGTGCTCTCTTCGTCGACGCGAACGACACCCTCGCGGCGGTGACCGACAAGCTGCTGTGCTCCCAGAGCCTGCCGGTTGGCATCAACCGCAATCCCTCCATCAAGCCGGACGACCTGCCCGGCCTGCTCGATGGTGTCGAGATCATGATCGTCGACCACACCGCGGTGCCGACGGCGATCGCCGAGAAGTGCGGCGCCCTGAAGCACGTTGTCTTCCTCGGCACTGGCGCGCGAAGCTACATGAACCCGGAAGAGCTGGCTGAGCGCGGCATCACCGTTCACACCATCAAGGGCTATGGCGACACCGCGGTCGCCGAATGCGCGATCGCCCTGATGTGGGCTTCCGCAAGGAGCTTCGGCGAGATGGATCGCGGCATGCGCGAGGGCAACTGGCTGCGCCGCGACGCGGTGCAGCTCACCGGCAAGACGATCGGCCTGATCGGCTTCGGCGGCATCGCGGCAGAAGCTGCGCGCATGGCGGCCGGCTGCGGCATGACGGTGATCGCCTGGAACAGGACGCCGAAGACTCATCCGAACGTCGAATTCGTGCCGCTGGAGCGGCTGCTCGCGGACAGCCACGTTGTCTCGCTGCATCTGCTCCTCAACGACGAAACCAAGGGCTTCCTGTCGCGCGAGCGCATCGCGCAGATGCGTCGCGGCAGCATCCTGGTCAACACCGCGCGCGGCGCGCTCGTCGACGAGGACGCGATGCTTGACGCCTTGCGCTCGGGCCACATCGCCCATGCCGGCCTCGACGTCTTCCCCGTCGAGCCGCTGCCGCCGGGCCATGCGCTGACCAAGCTGCCGAACGTGACGCTGTCGGCGCATTCGGCGTTCCGCACGCCCGAGGCGAGCGACAATCTCATCGGTGCCGCGCTCGATCACTGCCGCCGCATCATCGCGAATGGGCGGTAG
- a CDS encoding metallophosphoesterase family protein: MKFAAIADVHGNRPALEAVLADIAGLGIEEVVNLGDHVSGPLEAAATADLLMARGFPSIRGDQDRILLELWQAGGSARSDFRQLERRHFDWLASLPATLMYKERVLLCHASPTSDAAFWLDAVASDGGVRASPIAAIEADAEGIDAELILCGHTHIPRVVRLRDGRLVVNPGSVGLPGYDGKLPVPYVVEVGTPHACYAIVEHAAGSWSATIRYVPYDNAAMAALARRKGMASWASAIATGWVS, from the coding sequence ATGAAGTTTGCTGCGATCGCGGATGTGCACGGGAATCGGCCGGCGCTTGAGGCCGTTCTTGCCGATATCGCCGGGCTCGGTATCGAAGAGGTCGTGAATCTCGGCGACCATGTCAGCGGACCGCTCGAGGCGGCCGCAACGGCCGACCTGCTCATGGCGCGGGGCTTTCCCTCGATACGTGGAGACCAGGACCGAATCCTGCTCGAGCTCTGGCAGGCGGGCGGTTCGGCGCGCAGCGATTTCCGACAGCTCGAGCGCAGGCATTTCGATTGGCTGGCAAGCCTGCCTGCCACGCTGATGTACAAGGAGCGGGTGTTGCTGTGCCACGCCTCGCCGACCAGCGATGCCGCGTTCTGGCTCGACGCCGTCGCCTCCGATGGCGGTGTGCGCGCCAGCCCGATTGCGGCGATCGAGGCCGACGCCGAGGGGATCGATGCCGAGCTCATCCTGTGCGGGCACACTCACATTCCAAGAGTGGTTCGTCTGAGAGATGGGCGATTGGTGGTCAATCCCGGCAGCGTCGGATTGCCTGGGTATGACGGCAAGCTGCCCGTTCCTTACGTGGTCGAGGTCGGCACGCCGCACGCGTGCTACGCCATTGTGGAGCATGCCGCAGGAAGCTGGTCCGCGACCATCCGCTACGTGCCTTACGACAATGCGGCCATGGCCGCCCTGGCGCGCAGGAAGGGCATGGCCAGCTGGGCGAGCGCGATTGCAACCGGTTGGGTTTCGTAA
- a CDS encoding aspartate/glutamate racemase family protein — translation MQTIGLIGGMSWESTALYYKLINERVRVRMGKLHSAPLLMYSYDFQGIKEMQYAGRWTEAAASLAEVARRLESAGARAIVLCTNTMHKLAPDIISNLTVPFIHIGDATAQRIRAKGYRRGGLLGTKFTMEEDFYVDRLRAHDLDVLVPPPEARADVNRIIYDELCLGIVAAPSRRRYQDVMAALVARGADCIILGCTEITMLVGPDDISVETFDTTAIHAETAADFAIG, via the coding sequence ATGCAAACCATCGGCCTGATCGGCGGCATGAGCTGGGAGAGCACGGCGCTCTATTACAAGCTGATCAACGAACGCGTCCGCGTCCGCATGGGCAAGCTGCATTCGGCCCCGTTGTTGATGTACTCCTACGATTTTCAGGGCATCAAGGAGATGCAGTACGCGGGGCGCTGGACCGAGGCGGCGGCCAGCCTGGCCGAGGTTGCGCGGCGCCTCGAAAGCGCCGGCGCGCGAGCGATCGTGCTGTGCACCAACACGATGCACAAATTGGCCCCCGACATCATCTCGAACCTGACCGTTCCGTTCATTCACATCGGCGATGCGACGGCACAGCGGATCCGGGCGAAGGGCTACCGGCGGGGCGGGCTGCTCGGCACCAAATTCACAATGGAGGAGGACTTTTACGTCGATCGGCTGCGCGCGCATGATCTCGACGTGCTGGTTCCTCCCCCTGAGGCGCGCGCGGATGTCAACCGCATCATCTACGACGAGCTGTGCCTTGGCATCGTCGCCGCCCCCTCCCGCCGCCGCTATCAGGACGTGATGGCCGCGCTGGTCGCCCGCGGCGCGGATTGCATCATCCTCGGCTGCACCGAGATCACGATGCTGGTCGGTCCCGATGACATTTCGGTCGAGACGTTCGACACCACGGCGATTCACGCCGAGACGGCCGCCGATTTCGCGATCGGGTGA
- a CDS encoding TetR/AcrR family transcriptional regulator: MPPPLKRTNDPERTKRDILEVAIAEFASEGYSGARVDAIAARMRTSKRMIYYYFGGKEQLYLAVLEEAYRSIRALEDQLDIASCDAREGLRRLIEATFDHDERNPNFIRLVSIENIHHGKHLKQNVQLRQLNAGVIATLDGILKRGRAEGVFRDDVEAIDLHLAISSYCFFRVANRYTFGALFDCDLSEPRVLAKSRAQIVEMILAWLGAKVCESERS; encoded by the coding sequence ATGCCGCCCCCATTAAAGCGCACCAACGATCCTGAGCGCACCAAGCGCGACATCCTCGAAGTGGCGATAGCCGAATTCGCTTCGGAAGGCTATTCCGGCGCGCGCGTCGATGCGATCGCGGCGCGGATGCGCACCTCGAAGCGGATGATCTACTATTATTTCGGCGGCAAGGAGCAGCTCTACCTCGCGGTGCTCGAGGAGGCCTATCGCAGCATTCGCGCGCTGGAGGACCAGCTCGACATTGCCAGCTGCGACGCCCGCGAAGGATTGCGGCGGCTGATCGAGGCGACCTTCGACCATGACGAGCGCAACCCGAACTTCATCCGCCTCGTCTCGATCGAGAACATCCACCACGGCAAGCACCTGAAGCAGAATGTGCAGCTGCGGCAGCTCAATGCCGGCGTGATCGCAACCCTCGACGGCATTTTGAAACGCGGTCGTGCCGAAGGCGTCTTCCGCGACGACGTCGAGGCCATCGACCTGCACCTGGCCATCTCGTCCTACTGCTTCTTCCGCGTCGCCAACCGCTATACCTTCGGCGCGCTGTTCGATTGCGACCTCAGCGAGCCCAGGGTGCTGGCGAAGAGCCGCGCGCAGATCGTGGAGATGATCCTGGCCTGGCTGGGGGCGAAGGTCTGTGAGAGCGAAAGATCGTGA
- a CDS encoding ABC transporter permease: protein MTRLSPARILLYVISALVLIYLILPVLIIVPISFSSARFLTFPPPSFSLRWYQQYFSNPAWMQATQVTLTVAVLTVLIATPCGVAAAYAISQSKLRIMRLIHMALLLPLVVPIIITAVGIFFVYAKVGLVATMPGLVLANVMLGLPYVVISVLAGLQSFDPAQEMVARSLGMNRLRSFFAVTLPQIKSSVVAGGIFAFISAMDETIVALFISGGQYQPLTKRMFTALRDEIDPTIAAISTLMTAASFMLVLLASTRQKKGG, encoded by the coding sequence ATGACGCGCCTCTCGCCCGCCCGCATCCTCCTCTACGTCATCAGCGCGCTGGTGCTGATCTACCTGATCTTGCCTGTGCTGATCATCGTGCCGATCTCGTTTTCCAGCGCGCGCTTCCTGACCTTCCCGCCGCCGTCCTTCTCGCTGCGCTGGTACCAGCAATATTTCTCAAATCCGGCCTGGATGCAGGCAACGCAGGTGACGCTGACGGTCGCGGTTCTGACCGTCCTGATCGCAACGCCATGCGGGGTGGCCGCCGCCTATGCCATCAGCCAGTCGAAGCTGCGGATCATGCGGCTGATCCACATGGCGCTGCTGCTGCCCCTGGTGGTGCCGATCATCATCACCGCGGTCGGCATCTTCTTCGTCTATGCCAAGGTCGGCCTGGTCGCGACCATGCCCGGCCTCGTGTTGGCGAATGTGATGCTGGGACTGCCCTATGTTGTCATCTCGGTGCTGGCGGGCCTACAGAGCTTCGATCCGGCGCAGGAGATGGTAGCGCGCAGCCTCGGCATGAACCGCCTGCGCAGCTTCTTCGCGGTGACGCTGCCGCAGATCAAGTCCAGCGTCGTCGCCGGCGGCATCTTCGCTTTCATTTCGGCGATGGACGAGACCATCGTGGCGCTATTCATCTCGGGCGGCCAGTACCAGCCACTGACGAAGCGTATGTTCACCGCGCTCCGCGATGAGATCGACCCGACCATTGCGGCGATCTCGACGCTGATGACGGCGGCGTCGTTCATGCTGGTGCTGCTGGCGAGCACGCGGCAGAAGAAGGGTGGGTGA
- a CDS encoding ABC transporter permease, giving the protein MLALVSPALLVILALIVLPVGWLAWQSIYHDGFTLENYRRVFTEDIYWRSFALTFEISLAVTLIALLLGYPVAYLANALPKGWSILVLALVVLPFWTSVLVRAYAWLVLLQRSGVINQLLRHLELISEPLALVHNSFGTVVATVHILLPFMVLPLYATMQKIPNDLMQAGASLGASPSLTFFRVFLPLSLPGVLAGCTMVFVLCLGFYITPELLGGGRTVMVSMLVSRNVELYNQFGAASAVAVVLLAGVLAIFFVVSRFISLDRVLGQK; this is encoded by the coding sequence ATGCTGGCGCTGGTGTCGCCGGCGCTGCTGGTGATCCTGGCTCTGATCGTGCTGCCGGTCGGCTGGCTCGCCTGGCAGTCGATCTATCATGACGGCTTCACGCTGGAGAATTATCGCCGCGTCTTCACCGAGGACATCTACTGGCGCAGCTTCGCGCTGACCTTCGAGATCAGCCTCGCGGTCACACTGATTGCGCTGCTGCTCGGCTATCCCGTGGCCTACCTCGCCAACGCGTTGCCCAAAGGCTGGAGCATCCTCGTCCTGGCGCTGGTCGTGCTACCGTTCTGGACCAGCGTGCTGGTACGCGCCTATGCCTGGCTGGTGTTGCTCCAGCGCAGCGGCGTGATCAACCAGCTCCTGCGCCATCTCGAATTGATCTCCGAGCCGCTCGCGCTGGTCCACAACAGTTTTGGTACAGTGGTCGCCACCGTGCACATCCTGCTGCCGTTCATGGTGCTGCCGCTCTATGCCACCATGCAGAAGATTCCGAACGATCTGATGCAGGCCGGCGCCAGCCTGGGCGCAAGCCCGTCGCTGACGTTCTTCCGGGTCTTCCTGCCGCTGTCGCTGCCGGGCGTGCTGGCGGGCTGCACCATGGTGTTCGTGCTCTGCCTCGGTTTCTACATCACGCCGGAACTGCTCGGCGGCGGCCGCACCGTGATGGTGTCGATGCTGGTGAGCCGCAATGTCGAGCTCTACAACCAGTTCGGCGCCGCGAGCGCGGTCGCGGTGGTGCTGCTCGCCGGCGTGCTTGCGATCTTCTTCGTCGTCAGCCGCTTCATCTCGCTCGACCGCGTGCTGGGGCAGAAATGA